In one Grus americana isolate bGruAme1 chromosome 1, bGruAme1.mat, whole genome shotgun sequence genomic region, the following are encoded:
- the MEI1 gene encoding meiosis inhibitor protein 1: MAAGCARPCGGHEARWVLPLRPPLCLACAVETLGDGSASLVRKKHVLSRLHDALAWQALPVVQLLAPDERVCIHLIGTLFGMLHTVEDSGALDLFVEVVVRLVVELKSELYLRCILDESQKELCKASTMRGSLPTFTLLGKLADAIPGFADVLVVEHSNLVDHLLMGLTYPNEGIKAAVCYLYGKLYSSPVGTERLSTHFEERLCGLFLNTLGRAQTKELQVNCLGLLKELLKSEHFVSILMNNSKTEEESENPDFLEGENPLPLVLKKLLLTRDETLQAASSHCVAAVLVHSPSRYAPAFIHADVPEFLFECLSCNSEILIWSVYCCLLLLTEERLFFSKCHTVYGVESLVRSLQDVLPLNNVELHKQGLLLFTEILKRQPVEIKLFTNRGVCIEAIDVLMETVNCPVLEVVVEAVRAVAAFLRKDHLSSPPVPYEELQKLLEAVLRRCADLSPSQSSKMHAGDLLFSVSRSHPANRNLSRVPQRQGQFLLNTLESFRNACRLAVEFQSDPMAQENAFTAPNSKSKDTLSNFSEFLLRICDSLCIPMVMNYLERAVSPSVMEVFISTLNTLFTVVPNMRNKFSKKLASSSFIRLTLELKARFCSVQSNPALNQACSSFLFSLCLNLYSSTEKERTSSQEEQEMSELLQKGLPQFNYTVAESLLLLAETLEPFSLDPSLCSHQHCFILLLYFAYSLGDRFVPEAELFLAIRNFLLSAQDHGDCPPPYILRAALYLLAVCQDKGKALDLRSLCTIRRILDNLPDLSLVYVHCPLLLKFLLRYPELMGRFGHQVLQLWFSWGDCKQTETEEAGFSVSDQLNSADPLLPILKSNSSILLILLDLVCSSSVEVAWKVLMTLRTFLERNEDVLVCDLLRSQFLQILQQLLVESSSASLQANRNLPVLLSLLFLVQLRSKGVRELDSTDFKLLHQVSNLCGKCRPRDADLLQPSLNFLYWSLHQTTPCSQQRAVAVLLSNVSLLELLQKVLECTWLRSPPSQPAYLSPEDALLCSGWLLVASLLLYQHRYNTEVHQTLSLDLTEVLNAVIFRKKKPILLLVSIVQFLRAVLRQNFSSSLLVIVGQNTAQGAMQPQPSSLQDAALHPLAMAQVFSLVVSLQNLLVHVQLQKDLLLSQAVVACLETLVEYLYVKNQDVALHVASQPWHRFLLFTLLNGGQKSFLQPEVLRLMTLFLRYQSSNIISQKEITQILQEATEANLAELPEATSRALHLFLCQIQSSHCQVEPVQSETIQTLLECLLGQRSACVKHQDVVCLGSVAVSLSHIGD; the protein is encoded by the exons TTGTGGTGCGGCTTGTAGTGGAGCTGAAGTCAGAACTGTACTTACGCTGCATTTTGGATGAAAGCCAAAAAGAG TTGTGCAAAGCAAGTACCATGAgaggcagcctgcccacattCACTCTTTTGGGCAAGCTGGCAGACGCCATCCCAGGCTTTGCTGATGTACTGGTGGTAGAGCACA GTAATTTAGTGGATCATCTGCTGATGGGCTTGACGTACCCAAATGAAGGTATAAAGGCTGCTGTCTGCTACTTGTATGGCAAGCTGTACTCTTCTCCCGTTGGCACAGAACGGCTCTCAACACACTTTGAAGAAAGGCTGTGTGGTCTCTTCTTGAATACCTTGGGGCGTGCACAGACAAAGGAGCTGCAGGTTAATTGTTTGG GTTTGCTAAAGGAGCTGCTGAAATCTGAGCATTTTGTATCCATTCTTATGAACAATTCAAAGACAGAGGAGGAGTCTGAGAACCCTGACTTTTTAGAAGGGGAAAATCCACTGCCACTTGTTCTCAAAAAG CTTTTGTTGACCAGAGATGAGACGTTACAGGCAGCAAGTTCCCACTGCGTGGCTGCAGTGCTGGTTCACTCTCCCAGCAGATATGCTCCTGCTTTTATCCACGCAGATGTCCCAG aatTCCTGTTTGAATGTCTCTCGTGCAACAGTGAAATTCTGATCTGGTCAGTGTattgctgcctgctcctcctaACTGAAGAGCGTCTTTTCTTCTCAAAGTGTCACACAGTCTATG GTGTTGAATCTCTGGTGAGGAGTCTCCAAGATGTCCTGCCGCTGAACAATGTGGAGTTGCACAAACAAGGGCTCCTGCTCttcactgaaatactgaaacG GCAACCAGTGGAAATCAAATTATTCACAAACCGAGGTGTATGTATAGAAGCCATTGATGTGTTGATGGAGACAGTGAACTGCCCGGTGCTGGAGGTGGTAGTGGAGGCTGTGAGAGCTGTGGCAGCTTTCCTGAG GAAGGACCATCTGAGCTCCCCTCCAGTCCCATatgaagagctgcagaagctgctggaggCAGTGCTGAGGCGATGTGCTGACCTTTCCCCATCACAGAGTAGCAAGATGCATGCA GGTGATCTACTATTCTCAGTGTCTCGAAGTCATCCAGCAAACAGAAATCTTAGCAGAGTTCCTCAGAGACAGGGCCAGTTCTTGCTCAACACTCTGGAAAGTTTCAGAAATGCTTGTAG GCTAGCAGTGGAATTCCAGAGTGACCCCATGGCCCAGGAGAATGCTTTCACTGCCCCCAACTCCAAGAGCAAGGACACGCTGAGCAACTTCTCTGAGTTCCTGTTGAGGATTTGTGACAGTCTCTGCATCCCCATGGTCATG AACTACCTGGAAAGGGCCGtcagcccatcagtgatggagGTTTTCATCTCAACGCTTAATACCCTCTTTACAGTGGTGCCAAACATGCGGAATAAGTTCTCCAAAAAGCTGG CATCCTCCTCCTTCATCCGACTGACACTGGAGCTGAAGGCCAGATTTTGCTCTGTACAAAG TAATCCTGCTTTGAATCAGGCCTGTTCCAGCTTTCTCTTCAGCTTGTGCCTGAACCTTTACTCTTccacagaaaaggagagaacTTCTTCTCAGGAGG AGCAAGAGATGTCTGAGCTCCTGCAGAAGGGTCTGCCTCAATTTAACTACACTGTTGCTGaaagcctcctcctcctggctgaGACCCTTGAGCCTTTCTCTTTGGATCCATCTCTTTGCAGCCACCAACACTGCTTCATACTACTCTTATACTTTGCTTACAGCCTTGGGGACAG GTTTGTCCCagaagcagaattatttttagccATAAGAAATTTCCTCCTATCAGCACAGGACCATGGAGACTGTCCCCCTCCATACATACTCAGAGCTGCGCTTTACCTCCTTGCTGTCTGTCAGGACAAAGGCAAAGCCCTGGACTTG AGGTCGTTGTGTACCATAAGGAGGATCCTGGATAATCTTCCAGATCTGAGCTTGGTCTATGTCCATTGTCCTCTCCTGCTGAAATTCCTCCTGCGCTACCCTGAACTTATGGGGAGATTTGGACACCAAGTCCTCCAACTCTGGTTCTCCTGGGGAGACTGCAAGCAAACTGAGACTGAAGAAGCTGGGTTTAGTGTGTCTGATCAGCTGAACAGTGCTGACCCGTTACTTCCCATTCTGAAGAGCAATTCCagcattttacttattttactg GACCTGGTCTGCTCAAGCTCTGTGGAGGTGGCTTGGAAGGTGTTGATGACTCTAAGGACGTTCCTGGAAAGAAATGAGGATGTCCTTGTCTGTGACCTCCTCCGGAGTCAGTTCCTACAgattctgcagcagctgctggtagAGAGCAGCTCAGCCTCCTTACAAG CTAACAGGAACCTGCCTGTTTTGCTGAGCCTCCTTTTCCTGGTGCAGCTGCGGAGCAAAGGCGTGAGGGAGCTGGACAGCACAGACTTCAAGCTGCTTCACCAGG TCAGTAATCTCTGCGGGAAGTGCAGGCCGAGGGACGCTGACCTCCTGCAGCCATCCTTGAATTTTCTGTACTGGAGCCTTCATCAGACAACACCTTGTAGTCAACAAAGAG CAGTGGCTGTGCTGCTCTCCAACGTGTCCTTGCTAGAGCTCCTGCAGAAGGTTTTGGAGTGCACCTGGTTGCGATCCCCTCCCTCTCAACCTGCTTACCTGTCACCTGAGGATGCCTTGCTGTGCTCTGGATGGCTGTTGGTAGCATCCCTCTTACTTTATCAGCATCGCTACAATACTGAG GTTCACCAGACACTTTCTCTAGACCTAACAGAAGTCTTGAATGCAGTGATCTTCAGGAAGAAGAAGCCAATTCTGCTGCTAG TGAGCATCGTGCAGTTCCTGAGAGCTGTCCTGCGACAGaacttctcctcctctctgttgGTGATTGTTGGCCAAAACACAGCCCAAGGTGCCATGCAACCACAGCCATCATCGCTGCAGGATGCTGCCCTGCACCCCCTCGCCATGGCACAGGTCTTCTCGCTTGTTGTCAGTCTGCAGAACCTTTTGGTGCATGTCCAGTTGCAG AAAGACTTGCTGCTTTCTCAAGCTGTGGTTGCCTGCCTGGAAACCTTAGTGGAATACCTGTATGTGAAGAACCAGGATGTTG cTCTACATGTTGCTTCACAGCCCTGGCACCGATTCCTGCTCTTCACACTACTCAATGGGGGCCAGAAGTCCTTTCTACAGCCAGAAGTTCTCAGGCTGATGACTTTG TTTCTGAGATATCAGAGCAGCAATATTAtttctcaaaaagaaattacCCAGATTCTCCAGGAGGCAACAGAAGCCAACTTAGCAGAGCTGCCTGAGGCCACATCTCGTGCTCTTCACCTCTTCCTTTGTCAG ATTCAGAGCAGTCATTGCCAGGTGGAGCCAGTGCAGTCAGAGACCATTCAGACCTTGCTGGAGTGCCTCCTGGGACAGAGGAGCGCTTGTGTAAAACATCAGGACGTTGT ATGTCTGGGAAGTGTGGCAGTGTCCCTCTCACACATTGGAGACTGA